In the genome of cyanobacterium endosymbiont of Braarudosphaera bigelowii, one region contains:
- a CDS encoding Sll0314/Alr1548 family TPR repeat-containing protein produces the protein MTDQLLITKKISLTIISILVLSFSEDCARASDPFRKVNPRPIGKNTVTALTEIFKEGNYLEGKYYLKKAIEAESNEPLSHALSASLAFADQDWETMIKSASKTLAVAKKLESSDLLRSNLYQAVGHFLEGAYVSAMHGPIGAADKLQLVLKYLDKVADIDPEDPEFNLLKGYLDLLLAVNLPFSTPEDTITNFEKYAAPKYLVNRALFAAYRDLKKYTMAMDYINIALHNSPNNPELQYFKGQLLRKQGKAQINDRISFNLLNEAYKHFDKAMTKFSELPKGIQIPLRYDHQTVQNEIKNFNLEVSTTFKVK, from the coding sequence ATGACGGACCAGTTATTAATAACTAAAAAAATTTCCTTAACTATAATATCTATACTAGTGCTAAGTTTTTCTGAAGATTGTGCCCGAGCTAGTGATCCTTTTCGTAAAGTTAACCCAAGACCTATTGGAAAGAATACCGTCACAGCTCTTACTGAAATATTTAAAGAAGGTAATTACCTAGAAGGCAAATATTATTTAAAAAAAGCCATAGAAGCTGAAAGTAACGAACCCTTATCTCATGCATTGTCAGCATCATTAGCTTTTGCAGATCAGGATTGGGAAACTATGATAAAGTCTGCAAGTAAGACTTTAGCTGTGGCTAAAAAACTAGAATCTAGTGATTTGTTACGAAGTAATTTATATCAAGCGGTAGGTCATTTCCTTGAAGGAGCATATGTATCTGCAATGCATGGTCCTATAGGAGCAGCTGATAAGTTGCAGTTAGTTCTTAAGTATCTTGATAAAGTTGCAGACATTGATCCAGAAGATCCAGAATTTAACTTGTTAAAAGGGTATCTTGATCTATTATTAGCAGTTAATTTACCATTCTCCACACCAGAAGATACTATTACAAATTTTGAGAAGTATGCAGCTCCAAAATATCTGGTTAATCGTGCTTTATTCGCTGCTTACCGAGATTTAAAAAAATATACTATGGCTATGGATTATATTAACATTGCTCTTCATAATAGTCCTAATAACCCTGAACTACAGTACTTTAAAGGACAATTACTTCGTAAACAGGGTAAAGCTCAAATAAATGACAGAATAAGTTTTAATTTGCTTAATGAAGCGTATAAGCATTTTGATAAAGCCATGACTAAATTTAGCGAGTTGCCAAAAGGTATTCAAATTCCTTTGCGATATGATCATCAAACTGTACAAAATGAAATAAAGAATTTTAACTTAGAAGTTTCTACAACTTTCAAAGTTAAATAA
- the ribH gene encoding 6,7-dimethyl-8-ribityllumazine synthase, which produces MTIFEGTFAEDLSNIRFAIVIGRFNDLVTNKLLSGCQDCLKRHGIDIDPQGNQVDYAWVPGSFEVPLVAHQLALSNKYNAIICLGAIIRGQTPHFDYVSAETAKGVAAVGFQTGIPITFGILTTDTMQQALERAGIKSNQGWNYALNSLEMVSLMKKIKSSNPTSNF; this is translated from the coding sequence ATGACTATTTTCGAAGGTACTTTTGCAGAAGATTTATCTAATATCCGTTTTGCCATCGTTATAGGTCGTTTCAATGACTTAGTAACCAATAAACTTTTATCAGGATGCCAAGATTGCCTGAAGCGTCATGGAATTGATATAGATCCCCAAGGTAATCAAGTTGATTATGCTTGGGTTCCTGGTAGTTTTGAGGTTCCATTAGTTGCACATCAATTAGCTTTATCAAATAAGTATAATGCTATTATTTGCTTAGGAGCGATTATTCGTGGTCAAACGCCACATTTTGATTATGTATCAGCAGAAACAGCTAAAGGAGTAGCTGCAGTAGGATTTCAGACTGGTATACCTATAACTTTTGGTATTTTAACTACTGATACTATGCAGCAAGCTCTAGAAAGAGCAGGTATCAAGAGTAATCAAGGATGGAATTACGCTTTAAATTCTTTGGAAATGGTAAGTTTAATGAAGAAAATAAAATCTTCTAACCCTACCAGTAATTTTTAA
- a CDS encoding sulfurtransferase TusA family protein: MNSLSSDALLLDLRGVSCPLNFIRIKLKLENILSGSILEVWLDPGEPMEQVPESLTMEGYQIESISDHHEFFSIKIRCS, translated from the coding sequence ATGAACTCTTTAAGCTCAGATGCACTTCTTTTAGATTTGCGCGGAGTCTCTTGTCCTCTAAACTTTATTCGCATTAAATTAAAGTTAGAGAATATTCTTTCTGGATCTATTTTAGAAGTTTGGTTAGATCCTGGTGAGCCGATGGAACAAGTTCCTGAAAGTTTAACAATGGAAGGTTACCAAATAGAATCCATAAGCGATCATCACGAATTTTTTTCTATTAAAATTCGTTGTTCTTAA
- the rsgA gene encoding small ribosomal subunit biogenesis GTPase RsgA, translating to MYDINSTHDCLPTTVPNNFGTVVAIQANFYRVHLDKNYGDENSYSIPYLLCTRRSRLKKIGQNVMVGDRVTIVKSNHEDSRGSIVSILPRKTELSRPQVANADQILLLFPFKEPELEPWQLSRFLVKAESTLIPLVLCFNKVDLLETEEQTRWKMRLDEWGYSPLLISTFTIQGFQQLSDCLQNKFTILAGPSGAGKSSLINKLVPNIEQRVNEVSGKLRKGRHTTRHVELFRLPGGGLIADTPGFNQADLQCDPYKLINYFPEAKAQLKQGKCQFNNCLHKSEPNCIVSKNWERYRHYLTILAEILLQKEVDQKIKVQESTLKLKIKAFGKECYEPKLEIKKYRRHSRKDRKQNLQELYENENLEDLE from the coding sequence GTGTATGATATAAACTCAACACATGATTGTTTGCCTACCACTGTTCCAAATAATTTTGGAACAGTGGTAGCGATCCAGGCTAATTTTTATCGAGTTCATCTAGATAAAAATTATGGAGATGAGAATTCTTACTCTATTCCATACTTACTTTGTACTCGGCGTAGTCGTCTTAAAAAGATTGGACAAAACGTCATGGTAGGAGATCGTGTAACAATAGTAAAATCTAATCATGAAGATTCTCGAGGATCAATTGTTTCTATCTTACCTCGCAAAACAGAATTATCTCGTCCTCAAGTAGCTAACGCAGATCAAATACTTTTACTTTTCCCTTTTAAAGAACCTGAGTTAGAACCTTGGCAATTGAGCCGCTTTCTTGTCAAAGCAGAATCAACATTAATTCCATTGGTCTTGTGTTTTAATAAAGTCGACTTACTTGAAACTGAAGAGCAGACAAGATGGAAAATGAGACTAGATGAGTGGGGATATAGTCCACTTTTAATAAGTACTTTTACTATTCAAGGATTTCAACAACTCTCCGATTGTCTACAAAATAAATTTACAATTTTAGCTGGTCCATCTGGGGCTGGCAAATCTAGCTTAATTAATAAATTAGTTCCTAATATCGAACAAAGAGTTAATGAGGTTTCAGGTAAATTACGTAAAGGACGTCATACTACTCGTCATGTTGAACTTTTCAGGTTACCTGGAGGAGGATTAATAGCTGATACTCCTGGTTTTAATCAAGCTGATTTACAATGTGATCCTTATAAATTAATTAATTATTTTCCTGAGGCAAAAGCTCAACTAAAACAAGGTAAATGTCAATTTAATAATTGTCTGCATAAAAGTGAACCAAACTGTATTGTCAGTAAAAATTGGGAGAGATATAGACACTATTTAACTATATTAGCAGAAATACTTTTGCAAAAAGAAGTAGACCAAAAAATAAAGGTTCAGGAATCAACATTAAAACTCAAGATTAAAGCTTTTGGAAAAGAATGTTATGAGCCAAAATTAGAAATTAAGAAATATCGACGTCATTCTAGAAAAGACAGAAAACAAAACTTACAAGAATTATATGAAAACGAAAACTTAGAAGACTTAGAATGA
- a CDS encoding metallophosphoesterase family protein, with amino-acid sequence MFYSRRSFLIIIGSIFGSKAFSLIRSSLNFSKNVGVPKQNLNFSNKVLAIPSSTTSSTNLSNSIKKKVRVIVISDLNDNYGATTYSPEVIKSISLIKQSKPDLVLCAGDMIAGQKYSLTKKQIQAMWIAFDIHITSHLKQLKIPFGFSLGNHDASGAIYKNQLTFYKERILASQFWNNYQHIPELDFIDKGKFPFYYTFKQNSIFYLVLDASTHIISKEQLIWITNSLESFDSKQASLRFVIGHLPLYPIAVGRNNNGNFIKNGEKLQILLEKHDVHTYISGHQHSYYPGKKGNLELLYSGALGGGPRRLLNSKSPPIKTLTIIDISLPLKQTKYTTYSMSNLQILDIKTLPKSIGNIHRKDISSLKNI; translated from the coding sequence ATGTTTTATAGTCGTCGTAGTTTTTTAATAATTATAGGCAGTATATTTGGAAGCAAAGCTTTTTCTCTAATACGAAGTTCTCTAAATTTTAGTAAAAATGTCGGTGTCCCCAAGCAAAACTTAAATTTTTCAAACAAAGTATTAGCTATACCATCTAGTACTACTTCCTCTACTAATCTGTCAAATTCTATAAAAAAAAAAGTAAGGGTAATTGTTATTAGCGACCTTAACGATAACTATGGAGCGACTACTTATAGTCCAGAAGTGATTAAGAGTATATCTTTAATTAAGCAATCGAAACCTGACCTAGTTTTATGTGCAGGAGATATGATTGCTGGTCAAAAATATTCTTTAACTAAAAAGCAAATACAAGCAATGTGGATAGCTTTTGATATTCATATCACTTCACATCTAAAACAACTAAAGATACCTTTTGGATTCTCTCTTGGCAATCATGATGCCTCAGGAGCAATATATAAAAATCAATTAACTTTTTATAAAGAAAGAATTTTAGCTTCTCAATTTTGGAATAATTATCAACATATTCCTGAATTAGATTTTATTGATAAAGGTAAATTTCCTTTCTACTATACTTTTAAACAAAATAGTATATTTTATTTAGTTTTAGATGCCTCTACCCATATTATCTCTAAGGAACAATTAATTTGGATCACAAATAGTTTAGAAAGCTTTGACTCTAAGCAAGCAAGTCTTCGTTTTGTTATTGGTCATCTTCCCTTATATCCTATTGCAGTAGGAAGAAATAATAATGGTAACTTCATTAAAAATGGGGAAAAATTACAAATTTTATTAGAGAAGCATGATGTTCATACTTATATTAGCGGTCATCAGCATTCCTACTATCCCGGTAAAAAAGGTAACTTAGAGTTGCTATATAGTGGAGCATTAGGAGGAGGTCCTCGTAGATTATTAAATAGTAAATCACCTCCTATAAAAACATTGACAATAATTGATATTTCTCTACCATTGAAACAAACAAAATATACTACTTATAGTATGAGTAATTTGCAAATTTTAGATATTAAAACATTACCAAAATCAATTGGTAATATCCATAGAAAAGATATATCTTCCCTAAAAAATATTTAA
- the dnaJ gene encoding molecular chaperone DnaJ, translating into MPGDYYKILGVDRNANKEDLKQAYRRLARKYHPDVNKEAGAEERFKEINRAYEVLSEPDTRNRYDQFGEAGVNGASGFNQGDMGDMGGFADIFETIFSGFGGGTSTTGTRRRNEPAKGDDLRLDLKLNFREAIFGGEKEIRIPHLETCTICQGSGAKPGTKRKTCPTCDGQGQVRRSTRTPFGSFAQVSTCPTCNGEGEIIEEKCEVCGGAGRRQVTEKVKITIPAGVGDGTRLRVSRKGDAGLRGGVAGDLYVYLYVEPDKVFTREKMNILSEIKVSYLQAILGCTVSIDTVDGKKDLPIPPGTQPKTVLTLDSLGVPKLGNDAIRGDHLITVNVDIPTRINSEERELLEKLAVIKGQTHGKGGIEGFLGSLFNK; encoded by the coding sequence ATGCCAGGTGACTACTACAAAATTCTTGGAGTTGACCGTAACGCCAATAAAGAAGATTTAAAACAAGCTTATCGACGTCTTGCTCGAAAATATCATCCTGATGTCAATAAAGAGGCAGGAGCTGAAGAACGATTCAAAGAGATTAACCGCGCATACGAGGTATTATCTGAACCTGATACACGAAACCGTTATGATCAGTTTGGGGAAGCTGGAGTTAATGGTGCAAGTGGTTTTAATCAAGGTGATATGGGAGATATGGGTGGCTTTGCCGATATCTTTGAAACTATTTTCAGCGGATTTGGAGGTGGAACTAGTACAACAGGGACACGTCGTCGTAATGAGCCAGCGAAAGGAGACGATTTACGTCTTGATCTCAAATTAAACTTTCGTGAAGCAATATTTGGAGGAGAAAAAGAAATTCGTATTCCCCACCTTGAAACATGTACGATATGTCAAGGTAGTGGTGCCAAACCAGGAACAAAAAGAAAAACCTGTCCAACTTGTGATGGTCAAGGGCAAGTACGTCGCTCAACCCGTACTCCATTTGGAAGTTTTGCTCAAGTCTCCACCTGTCCAACCTGTAACGGTGAAGGAGAAATTATTGAAGAAAAATGTGAGGTCTGTGGTGGTGCTGGACGTAGACAAGTGACTGAAAAAGTAAAAATCACGATCCCAGCTGGAGTAGGAGATGGAACCCGTCTCAGAGTATCGCGTAAAGGAGATGCTGGATTAAGAGGAGGGGTAGCAGGAGATCTTTACGTATACTTATACGTTGAACCTGACAAAGTTTTTACTCGAGAAAAGATGAATATCCTTTCAGAGATTAAGGTTAGTTATCTGCAAGCCATTCTCGGATGCACTGTCTCAATTGATACAGTAGATGGGAAAAAAGACTTGCCCATTCCCCCTGGTACACAGCCTAAAACAGTCTTAACTCTAGATAGTTTGGGTGTTCCTAAATTAGGAAATGATGCCATTCGTGGTGATCACTTGATTACAGTTAATGTAGATATTCCTACTAGAATTAATTCTGAAGAAAGAGAGCTTTTAGAAAAGCTGGCTGTAATTAAAGGTCAGACTCATGGCAAAGGTGGAATAGAAGGATTTTTAGGGAGTTTGTTTAACAAATGA
- a CDS encoding DUF1995 family protein has protein sequence MFIGHSSCRMPTVKIVVAGSNMIEIPVSLEQAVSQAKEATKIALEAGVKRICIEIIIPEIALQSQDLTLEFISIFENKESGLKVFFPDTGSAALARRDWGKTIFEISDLGNRGITIENKLLETDQILLLVAPSFTEIGAIEKLCSLANNRPIIFLIPQFEDMSIVGIGYVAREIQKRFLNTLESVYYFHPLDEFLIVHSYCSPWYTYSRKEESYQLINKKNHKPSQEDLESLIVNEVTASNHNVSQLSRTGFLTEIQRFMNFLSK, from the coding sequence TTGTTTATTGGCCATTCTTCTTGTAGAATGCCGACAGTTAAGATAGTAGTAGCTGGTAGCAATATGATTGAAATTCCTGTGAGTTTAGAACAAGCTGTATCTCAGGCAAAAGAAGCCACAAAAATTGCTCTAGAAGCAGGTGTTAAACGTATATGTATAGAAATAATTATTCCAGAAATTGCTCTTCAATCACAAGATTTAACTTTAGAGTTTATATCCATATTTGAAAATAAAGAATCAGGACTAAAAGTATTTTTCCCTGATACAGGATCTGCCGCATTGGCTCGTCGTGACTGGGGAAAGACTATTTTTGAGATAAGTGATCTAGGAAATCGAGGAATTACTATAGAAAATAAATTATTAGAAACAGATCAAATTCTACTATTAGTAGCTCCTTCTTTTACTGAGATAGGAGCTATAGAGAAACTATGTAGCTTGGCCAATAACCGTCCTATTATTTTCTTGATTCCTCAGTTTGAAGATATGTCTATTGTAGGTATTGGATATGTTGCACGTGAAATACAAAAACGATTTCTTAATACTTTAGAATCTGTCTATTATTTCCATCCATTAGATGAATTTTTAATAGTACACTCATACTGTTCCCCTTGGTATACTTACTCTAGAAAGGAAGAAAGTTACCAACTAATAAATAAAAAGAATCATAAGCCCAGCCAAGAAGATTTGGAATCGTTAATTGTCAACGAAGTTACAGCTAGCAATCATAATGTTAGTCAACTTTCAAGGACAGGTTTTTTGACTGAGATACAACGCTTTATGAACTTTTTGAGTAAATGA
- a CDS encoding DNA polymerase III subunit gamma/tau — MLFYEPLYQKYRPQTFSDLVGQEPIVITLSNAVKTQRISHAYLFTGPRGTGKTSSARILAKSINCLKSDVPSVSPCGSCEACRTIVKGSSLDVIEIDAASNTGIDNIREIIEQAKFAPIQLRYKVYIIDECHMLSIAAFNALLKILEEPPQRVIFILATTDPQRVLPTVISRCQRFDYRRISNQSIVQHLDKIANKENINIELDALMLIAQISNGGLRDAESLLDQLSLFPEKINAEKVSDLVGLISEKDLLSLLQAIRSNNSKLIIELCRKLVNKGKEPLTILQNIAKFYLNLLIAKVSSECPDLTVISTKNWEELCIEAEYWETNRILKNQQKLRDSEVQLKNTTQPYLWIEIILLDLLQEPKEFSIDSKLCSTATGDDNSEKSKVNNSNIESEATSNIENVFESINDNPSTSINDINLEEIWSSIVKKLPPFLAGLIKEHGCLLNCEGRTATVGMSTSPLLELAKGKLSQIELAFQEVMGHQINVTFRVEAKPKSSQNLPCELNSNIPNDNLNNLEKNIIPNQKINNSEIVLNKNQEFPHSPEINVSFEVLDKPFKVPHLIEQSDNEIAQIAKRIATFFKGEIIYDNKSVNNNDTSRGSYIPDNEKEKIATKVYQDCQIKEEKRYDNDQQKQFILNEANNNKVDNKKLSQKILEKKIKGRPVITTEEDLDF; from the coding sequence ATGCTGTTTTATGAACCCCTTTATCAAAAGTATCGCCCTCAAACTTTTAGTGACCTAGTAGGACAAGAGCCAATTGTCATAACTCTAAGTAATGCTGTTAAAACTCAGCGGATATCTCATGCTTACCTATTTACAGGTCCTCGAGGAACAGGCAAGACATCTAGTGCCAGGATTTTGGCAAAATCTATTAATTGTTTAAAATCAGATGTTCCTAGTGTATCTCCTTGTGGAAGTTGTGAAGCATGTAGAACTATAGTTAAAGGCTCTTCATTGGATGTTATAGAAATTGATGCAGCAAGTAATACAGGAATTGATAATATCCGTGAAATTATTGAGCAAGCAAAATTTGCTCCTATACAACTTCGGTATAAAGTATATATTATTGACGAGTGTCATATGCTTAGCATAGCCGCATTTAATGCTCTGCTAAAGATATTAGAAGAACCTCCACAAAGAGTAATTTTTATATTGGCAACTACTGATCCTCAAAGGGTTTTACCTACAGTCATTTCTCGTTGCCAACGTTTTGATTATCGCCGTATTTCAAATCAATCAATAGTTCAGCATTTAGATAAGATTGCGAATAAAGAAAATATTAATATTGAATTAGATGCACTAATGCTTATCGCACAAATATCTAATGGTGGATTGAGAGACGCCGAAAGTTTATTAGATCAATTAAGTCTATTTCCAGAAAAAATTAATGCTGAAAAAGTAAGCGATTTAGTAGGCTTAATTTCTGAAAAAGATTTATTATCACTATTACAAGCAATTCGTTCCAATAATTCAAAACTTATCATTGAATTATGTAGAAAATTAGTAAATAAAGGCAAAGAGCCATTAACAATATTACAAAACATTGCAAAATTTTATTTAAATTTGCTTATTGCTAAAGTATCGTCTGAATGTCCTGACTTAACAGTCATAAGTACAAAAAATTGGGAAGAACTATGTATAGAAGCAGAATATTGGGAAACTAATAGAATTCTAAAAAATCAACAAAAATTGAGAGATAGCGAAGTCCAGTTAAAGAATACGACTCAACCTTATCTATGGATAGAAATTATCCTATTGGATTTATTACAAGAACCAAAAGAATTTTCAATAGACAGTAAGCTTTGTAGTACAGCTACTGGAGATGATAATAGTGAGAAATCAAAAGTTAATAACTCTAATATAGAAAGTGAAGCTACCTCTAATATAGAAAATGTGTTTGAAAGTATCAATGATAATCCAAGCACTTCAATTAATGATATTAATTTAGAAGAAATATGGAGTTCAATAGTAAAAAAACTTCCACCATTTTTAGCAGGATTAATTAAAGAGCACGGGTGTCTTCTTAACTGTGAGGGAAGAACTGCAACTGTTGGTATGTCTACTTCCCCATTACTTGAGTTAGCAAAAGGTAAGCTTTCTCAAATTGAATTAGCTTTCCAAGAGGTTATGGGTCATCAAATTAATGTGACCTTCAGAGTAGAAGCAAAGCCAAAATCTAGCCAAAATCTACCATGTGAATTAAATTCAAATATTCCTAACGATAATCTAAATAATCTAGAGAAAAATATAATTCCAAATCAAAAAATAAATAACTCAGAAATAGTTTTAAATAAAAATCAAGAATTTCCTCATAGCCCAGAAATAAATGTTTCTTTCGAAGTATTAGATAAGCCATTTAAAGTTCCTCATTTAATAGAACAATCTGATAACGAGATTGCACAAATAGCGAAACGAATAGCCACATTCTTCAAAGGAGAGATTATATATGATAATAAAAGCGTAAATAACAATGATACTAGTAGGGGTTCATATATCCCAGATAACGAAAAAGAAAAAATAGCCACAAAGGTATATCAAGACTGTCAAATTAAAGAAGAAAAAAGATATGATAATGACCAACAGAAACAATTTATCTTAAATGAGGCCAATAATAATAAAGTAGACAATAAAAAATTGTCACAAAAAATTTTAGAAAAAAAGATTAAGGGAAGACCAGTAATAACAACAGAAGAAGATCTAGATTTTTAA
- a CDS encoding DUF3386 domain-containing protein, which produces MSEKTIDARDLFRAAYENRYTWDINFPGYTANITFQENDQVFSGQIKINKDLSSEVFNIQDKEALAQIKSQLWEITIHRVRRSFEDTHSQNFFRYGSVDKKGFVEILMGGKSEGDSYKVYNNEICHVHRHIHGIVVTINTFSSHDTGEGYLSHCYDSIYHDPKTGQVKTEKRDFEDSYHKVGNYYILSNRIIKGQEKENSLIKNFSFSCIELL; this is translated from the coding sequence ATGAGTGAAAAAACTATTGATGCTAGAGATTTATTTCGTGCCGCATATGAAAATCGTTATACTTGGGATATTAACTTTCCAGGATACACTGCAAATATAACTTTTCAAGAAAATGATCAAGTATTTTCTGGTCAAATTAAGATTAACAAAGATCTTTCCTCAGAAGTATTTAATATTCAAGATAAAGAAGCTTTAGCTCAAATTAAATCTCAGTTATGGGAAATTACTATTCATCGAGTACGTCGCTCGTTTGAAGATACCCATAGTCAAAATTTTTTTCGCTATGGTAGTGTAGATAAAAAAGGCTTTGTAGAAATTCTCATGGGTGGTAAATCAGAAGGAGATAGTTATAAAGTGTACAATAATGAGATCTGTCATGTTCACCGTCATATTCATGGTATCGTCGTTACGATTAATACCTTTAGTAGTCATGATACTGGAGAAGGGTATTTATCACATTGCTATGATTCTATTTATCATGACCCTAAAACGGGACAAGTAAAAACAGAGAAAAGAGATTTTGAGGATAGTTATCATAAAGTTGGAAATTACTATATCTTAAGTAATCGTATTATTAAGGGTCAAGAAAAAGAAAATTCTTTGATTAAGAATTTTTCTTTTTCTTGTATTGAACTTTTATGA
- the ribBA gene encoding bifunctional 3,4-dihydroxy-2-butanone-4-phosphate synthase/GTP cyclohydrolase II, with product MNASLNLVFEFDSIEAALADIKVGRTVIVVDDENRENEGDLICAAQFATPSIINFMATEARGLVCLAMNGKQLDDLDLPLMVTKNTDSNQTAFTVSIDASPNFGVTTGISAEDRAKTIQVAIDPSTQPEDLTRPGHIFPIRAKVGGVLKRAGHTEAAVDLSRLAGLYPAGVICEIQNLDGSMARLPELIDYAKKHDLKLISIADLISYRLQHDRFVYRETVCQFPSKFGRFQLYAYRNVLDNTEHVAIVKGDPNKFKEHPVMVRMHSECLTGDALGSLRCDCRMQLQTALKKIEEAKVGVVVYLRQEGRGIGLINKLKAYSLQDIGLDTVEANERLGFPADLRDYGMGAQMLNDLGVEKIRLITNNPRKIAGLKGYGLEIIERLPLLIESNDYNSNYLTTKAEKLGHLLLQTYLVTVAIDWKTDISSVTENYRYLEQIRNVTRSLELFLQEEVRPLASALFEQPSTIFHLGFKQVQTIDKSWYCDVNNRNVKAIIEILDNLSGWTSIKRLEFLISSEDDPMSGLQVGIKRRVFSLNRKLSQSTFPWEKQTIYSFTL from the coding sequence GTGAATGCCTCACTAAACTTAGTTTTTGAATTTGATTCTATAGAAGCTGCTTTAGCTGATATTAAAGTTGGTCGCACCGTCATCGTTGTAGATGATGAAAACCGAGAAAATGAAGGTGATCTTATCTGTGCTGCTCAGTTTGCCACTCCTAGCATTATAAATTTTATGGCGACAGAAGCAAGGGGATTAGTCTGTCTAGCTATGAATGGAAAGCAATTGGATGATCTAGATCTTCCTCTAATGGTTACTAAAAATACTGATAGCAACCAAACTGCTTTTACTGTAAGTATTGATGCATCACCTAATTTTGGTGTCACTACTGGTATATCTGCAGAAGATAGAGCAAAGACTATCCAAGTTGCTATTGATCCTAGTACACAACCTGAAGACTTAACCCGTCCCGGTCATATATTTCCGATTCGTGCAAAAGTTGGAGGAGTGCTTAAACGTGCTGGTCATACCGAAGCAGCCGTAGATTTATCTAGGTTAGCAGGTTTATATCCTGCTGGTGTAATTTGTGAGATACAAAACCTAGATGGTTCAATGGCTCGTCTTCCAGAACTTATTGACTATGCTAAAAAACATGATTTAAAGCTTATTAGTATCGCAGATCTAATTAGTTATCGTCTTCAACATGATCGCTTTGTTTATAGAGAAACGGTTTGCCAATTTCCAAGTAAATTTGGAAGGTTTCAACTATATGCCTATAGAAATGTATTAGATAATACAGAACATGTTGCAATCGTCAAAGGGGATCCCAATAAGTTCAAAGAACATCCAGTAATGGTAAGAATGCATTCAGAGTGTTTAACAGGTGATGCTTTAGGATCATTACGTTGTGATTGTAGAATGCAATTACAAACTGCATTAAAAAAAATAGAAGAAGCAAAAGTAGGGGTTGTTGTTTACCTCAGGCAAGAAGGTAGAGGTATTGGATTAATTAATAAGTTAAAAGCTTATTCACTACAAGATATAGGCCTTGATACTGTGGAGGCAAATGAAAGATTAGGATTCCCTGCAGATTTAAGAGATTATGGAATGGGAGCTCAGATGCTGAATGATCTGGGAGTAGAAAAGATTCGTCTTATTACTAACAATCCAAGAAAAATTGCAGGACTAAAAGGATATGGATTAGAAATAATTGAACGTCTTCCATTGTTGATAGAGTCTAACGATTACAATTCTAATTATTTGACAACAAAAGCAGAAAAATTGGGACATTTACTTTTACAAACTTATTTGGTAACTGTTGCGATTGACTGGAAAACAGACATCAGTTCAGTTACAGAAAACTATCGATACTTAGAACAAATAAGAAATGTAACTCGTTCTCTAGAACTTTTCCTGCAAGAAGAAGTTAGACCATTAGCAAGTGCTTTATTTGAACAACCTTCAACAATATTTCACCTAGGATTTAAACAGGTTCAGACAATCGACAAAAGTTGGTATTGTGATGTTAATAATAGAAATGTAAAAGCTATTATAGAAATCCTTGACAATTTATCGGGCTGGACAAGTATCAAACGACTAGAATTTTTGATTTCTTCCGAAGATGATCCAATGTCAGGTTTACAAGTGGGTATTAAGCGTCGCGTATTCTCTTTAAATAGAAAACTTTCTCAAAGTACGTTTCCTTGGGAGAAGCAAACTATTTACAGTTTTACTTTATAA